One Halioglobus japonicus DNA segment encodes these proteins:
- a CDS encoding DUF3570 domain-containing protein, giving the protein MRDTDNPRLLALTSSALLLPAYTPVANADAPPEVAEAGIRYSKYQEDDLSRNKVILGSNERYDIDIYQAHLLTPIADDWSFALDVQREHMSGASPWFVGETADGGAAVFMSGASISDTRTYVGTTTRYYMPRGNAGLQLGYSDEDDYRSKSIGLDGAWNNSDNSRTWSGAVSYADDDISPTQGTIPTNVEDEQKDTASAWFGMTQILSQTALVRLGLSYSVSNGYLSDPYKLLDQRPDRRSRTTASASWRKFLIAPDAALHIDYRYYSDNWDIDSHTLRGEWHQTLGRFSLVPYVRYYSQSEADFFSVIADPAQRYFSDDYRLSSFGAVTLGARLVASMNNWRVTVAGERYRSDNSWSLYGGEEAPALVDFWRATLALDYRFE; this is encoded by the coding sequence ATGCGTGACACTGACAACCCCAGGCTACTGGCACTCACGTCCAGTGCCCTGCTACTCCCCGCTTATACACCCGTCGCAAATGCCGACGCGCCGCCAGAGGTGGCGGAAGCCGGCATTCGCTATAGCAAATATCAGGAAGATGATCTGTCCAGGAACAAGGTGATCCTTGGCAGCAATGAGCGCTATGACATCGACATCTATCAGGCCCATCTCCTGACCCCGATTGCCGATGACTGGTCATTTGCCCTGGATGTACAGCGCGAACACATGAGCGGCGCCTCGCCCTGGTTTGTGGGCGAAACCGCGGATGGCGGCGCAGCGGTATTCATGAGCGGCGCCAGCATTTCCGATACCCGCACCTACGTAGGCACCACCACGCGCTACTACATGCCGCGGGGCAACGCGGGTCTCCAGCTGGGCTACTCCGATGAGGACGATTATCGCTCCAAATCCATTGGCCTTGACGGCGCCTGGAACAACAGCGACAACTCACGCACCTGGAGCGGCGCTGTGTCGTACGCAGACGACGACATCTCCCCTACCCAGGGCACCATCCCCACCAATGTTGAAGATGAGCAAAAGGATACCGCTTCAGCCTGGTTTGGCATGACCCAGATTCTCAGCCAGACGGCACTGGTTCGTCTCGGCCTGAGCTATTCCGTATCCAATGGCTACCTGAGCGACCCCTACAAGCTGCTTGACCAGCGCCCCGACCGTCGCAGCAGAACCACTGCCAGCGCGTCCTGGCGGAAATTCCTGATTGCACCCGACGCTGCACTGCATATCGATTATCGCTACTACAGCGACAACTGGGATATCGATTCACATACGCTGCGCGGTGAATGGCATCAGACCCTGGGACGATTCTCACTCGTGCCCTATGTTCGCTACTACAGCCAAAGTGAGGCCGATTTTTTCAGCGTAATCGCAGATCCCGCTCAGCGTTACTTCAGCGACGACTACCGACTGTCATCGTTCGGCGCGGTGACCCTCGGAGCGAGACTGGTCGCCAGTATGAACAACTGGCGCGTCACCGTCGCCGGCGAACGCTATCGCTCTGACAATAGCTGGAGCCTCTATGGTGGCGAGGAGGCACCTGCGCTGGTGGATTTCTGGCGTGCGACACTGGCTCTGGACTACCGTTTCGAGTAA
- a CDS encoding FAD:protein FMN transferase, producing MPFRTEHRFKAMGGPCTVFIDSHTPLHTSVLLGLEAEIGRLEQKYSRYRTDSLLSTINAAAGQPAPIAIDPETAGLCAYLDQLYQQSRGRFDATSGILRRAWDFRSGTVPAASAVEALLPLIDWPSVEWDDHGIRLPRPGMELDLGGLVKEYAVDCGIRYLAEQGVQHALLDMAGDLAALGPQGDGLPWSVAITHPRSPGSSCATLPMTNLRLASSGDYERCMIIDGVRYSHHLNPTTGLPVRGLIAASVQGEQCMVAGSVATVAMLAPDRESALTWLRESGLPWCAVDSELQVHGPLGTPDTRASAGK from the coding sequence ATGCCTTTTCGCACCGAACATCGTTTCAAGGCCATGGGCGGCCCCTGCACTGTCTTCATAGACAGCCATACGCCCCTGCATACATCAGTCCTACTCGGGCTGGAGGCGGAAATCGGACGCCTGGAGCAAAAGTATTCCCGCTACCGAACCGACAGCCTGTTGTCTACCATCAACGCCGCGGCGGGCCAACCCGCACCCATCGCCATTGACCCTGAAACCGCAGGGCTATGCGCTTATCTCGACCAACTCTACCAACAGAGTCGGGGTCGGTTCGATGCCACGTCAGGGATTTTGCGCCGCGCCTGGGACTTTCGCAGTGGTACTGTACCGGCGGCCAGCGCTGTTGAAGCACTACTGCCGCTGATCGACTGGCCCTCAGTGGAATGGGATGACCATGGCATACGGCTACCGCGGCCAGGCATGGAGTTGGACCTGGGTGGGCTGGTCAAGGAATATGCCGTGGATTGCGGCATCCGCTATCTCGCCGAACAAGGGGTTCAGCATGCGCTACTGGATATGGCCGGCGATCTGGCCGCGCTCGGCCCGCAGGGTGATGGTCTGCCATGGTCCGTAGCGATTACCCATCCTCGCTCCCCTGGATCGTCCTGTGCGACCCTGCCGATGACCAATCTGCGCCTGGCGAGCAGCGGTGACTATGAACGCTGCATGATCATTGACGGTGTTCGCTACAGCCACCACCTGAATCCAACCACCGGTTTGCCCGTGCGGGGCCTGATCGCCGCATCAGTACAGGGAGAGCAGTGTATGGTTGCAGGCAGTGTTGCTACCGTGGCCATGCTCGCACCTGACAGGGAGTCGGCACTTACATGGCTGCGGGAGAGTGGCCTTCCATGGTGCGCTGTGGACAGCGAACTGCAGGTTCACGGCCCATTAGGCACCCCTGACACTAGAGCAAGCGCAGGTAAGTGA
- a CDS encoding MAPEG family protein, with protein MEISAAYVSTIHALGVLGAVMLCQLLLADIIGIRRGHVPGALAPADHDDLLFRASRTVANINESIAIFIVAVGFCVASGASPSATAYAAWGFVGARVLYAVCYYANLKLPRSAVFALSLVAIAALLIIGFTAH; from the coding sequence ATGGAAATCAGTGCAGCCTATGTTTCGACGATTCACGCCCTGGGCGTATTGGGTGCTGTGATGCTCTGTCAGCTACTGCTGGCGGATATCATCGGAATTCGTCGCGGACATGTTCCCGGAGCACTCGCGCCAGCCGATCACGACGACCTGTTATTTCGCGCCAGTCGCACCGTCGCCAATATCAACGAGAGTATTGCGATCTTCATTGTTGCGGTCGGGTTTTGTGTGGCCTCGGGTGCCTCGCCGAGTGCAACGGCGTATGCGGCCTGGGGGTTTGTCGGCGCGCGGGTTCTGTATGCCGTCTGCTACTACGCCAATCTGAAGCTGCCGCGCTCAGCGGTATTTGCATTGTCCCTAGTGGCTATTGCAGCGCTGCTAATCATCGGATTTACCGCGCATTGA
- a CDS encoding pyridoxal phosphate-dependent decarboxylase family protein, giving the protein MHKPMPERGRAGPEVLAELDAFKAQDPRFKEGRVWSLVYYLDEEHSGFIKDAYHSYASENGLNPGAFKSLKKIESEVIAATAEILNGTEDVCGVVTSGGTESCLMAVKTYRDMARDTRGVKKPEMILPETAHVAWFKASEYFGVKIRLVPLTADFTPDLKKLKSLINRNTVMILGSAPEYPHGTIDPIQEMGAIAEKKNIPLHVDACVGGFILPFIEDNGGAVPPWDYRVPGVTSISADIHKYGYAAKGASTITYRNLDYLRYQMFVYENWAGGVFASPALLGTRPGGGYSAAWSVLQYFGKEGYRQLARETVAAVHALKAGVNSIPELAVMGNPIGPLFSFRSTDPTLSIYAVGDQMDARGWQVNRNQFPEGLHAMVTAQHLKVVDQYIADLKASVDVVRANPALAREGGAATYGMLAHVPLRGMVRKKVLEMFSEQYRAGGGELDLSSGDAAGGPPGLVDKLVNWYVQRQQRKGR; this is encoded by the coding sequence ATGCATAAACCTATGCCGGAAAGGGGCCGCGCCGGCCCGGAAGTGCTCGCAGAGCTCGATGCCTTCAAGGCGCAGGACCCCCGATTCAAGGAGGGCAGGGTGTGGAGCCTGGTGTATTACCTTGACGAAGAGCACTCCGGATTCATTAAGGATGCCTATCACAGCTACGCCAGCGAAAATGGGCTCAACCCGGGTGCGTTTAAAAGCCTGAAGAAAATCGAATCCGAAGTGATTGCTGCAACGGCGGAAATTCTCAACGGCACTGAGGATGTGTGTGGTGTGGTCACCTCCGGCGGTACCGAGAGCTGTCTCATGGCGGTAAAAACCTACCGCGACATGGCCAGGGACACGCGCGGCGTAAAGAAACCGGAAATGATTCTTCCGGAGACGGCGCACGTGGCCTGGTTCAAAGCCTCGGAGTATTTCGGTGTTAAGATTCGCCTGGTACCACTGACCGCTGACTTCACACCGGATTTAAAGAAGCTCAAGAGCCTGATCAACCGCAATACCGTGATGATTCTTGGCAGCGCCCCGGAATATCCCCACGGCACCATCGACCCCATTCAGGAGATGGGCGCTATCGCGGAGAAAAAGAACATCCCGTTACACGTCGATGCCTGTGTGGGCGGGTTTATTCTGCCATTTATCGAAGACAATGGCGGTGCTGTACCGCCCTGGGACTATCGTGTACCCGGCGTAACGTCGATCTCGGCGGACATTCACAAGTACGGCTATGCCGCCAAGGGCGCGTCGACGATTACCTATCGCAATCTCGATTATCTGCGTTATCAGATGTTCGTCTATGAAAACTGGGCTGGGGGCGTGTTTGCTTCACCGGCCTTGTTAGGTACTCGTCCGGGTGGGGGCTACTCAGCGGCCTGGAGCGTACTGCAGTACTTTGGCAAGGAGGGTTATCGTCAACTTGCCCGGGAAACGGTGGCCGCGGTCCATGCCCTGAAGGCAGGCGTGAACAGCATTCCTGAACTGGCGGTCATGGGGAATCCCATTGGACCGCTGTTTTCGTTCCGCTCTACCGATCCAACGTTGAGTATCTATGCCGTGGGCGACCAGATGGACGCGCGCGGCTGGCAGGTGAACCGCAATCAGTTTCCCGAGGGCTTGCATGCCATGGTCACCGCTCAGCATTTGAAGGTCGTCGACCAGTATATTGCCGATCTCAAGGCTTCAGTTGACGTGGTGCGCGCCAATCCAGCGCTGGCCAGGGAGGGCGGGGCTGCCACTTACGGTATGTTGGCGCATGTGCCGCTGCGGGGCATGGTGCGCAAAAAGGTCCTGGAGATGTTCAGCGAGCAGTATCGTGCCGGAGGGGGTGAGCTCGACCTTAGCTCGGGCGACGCAGCGGGCGGTCCGCCGGGACTGGTCGATAAACTGGTGAACTGGTATGTCCAGCGACAGCAGCGCAAGGGCCGCTAG
- a CDS encoding DUF819 family protein, protein MPLLTFGLLFAAPAAVIWLVHHQAWAARLGVVVICYLAGLLVSTLNLSDQNQVGAASTVGWLSIGLALPLLLMALDLRSWRSLAGKAMLSMFLATSAVVAVATALYFLFADGVSARHSHLAAMSVGVYTGGTPNLAAIKAGLDIADSDYLLFHSVDTVIGAAYMLLMLTVGIPLFRRLLPGRAQMQAEGTVDSRLEEDFSLLLQRQTIWQVPVALAVAASVAGAVYALASWLAATFTALPMTPLLIVLLTTAGVALSFTPLRQKLTHAYRIGMYLIYVFCFSIAATTTLETLAGADPMIGLFVLGAVLGSVVVHAVLCRFVGVDADTFMVTSVAAVCSPPFVPLIARALDNPGLLMSGMMTGIVGYALGNYLGISLALVLSGI, encoded by the coding sequence ATGCCCCTTCTTACATTCGGGTTGCTGTTCGCCGCCCCTGCGGCGGTTATCTGGCTGGTACATCATCAGGCCTGGGCTGCGCGCCTGGGCGTGGTGGTTATCTGCTATCTGGCTGGCCTGTTGGTCAGCACGCTTAATCTGTCCGACCAAAATCAGGTTGGGGCGGCTTCCACCGTCGGATGGCTGTCTATCGGCCTCGCGCTGCCGCTGCTGTTAATGGCGCTGGATTTACGCAGCTGGCGCTCGCTGGCGGGGAAGGCCATGCTCTCCATGTTTCTGGCCACTTCGGCGGTAGTGGCGGTGGCCACTGCGCTGTACTTCCTGTTCGCTGATGGCGTCAGTGCCAGGCATTCGCACCTGGCAGCCATGTCGGTAGGGGTCTACACCGGTGGCACACCGAATCTCGCCGCCATCAAGGCCGGGCTGGATATCGCCGATTCCGATTATCTGCTATTTCACAGCGTGGACACTGTCATCGGCGCAGCCTATATGTTGCTGATGCTAACCGTCGGTATTCCCTTGTTTCGGCGCCTGCTGCCGGGGCGCGCGCAAATGCAGGCTGAAGGTACCGTTGATAGCAGGCTCGAGGAAGACTTCAGCCTGTTGTTACAGCGGCAGACGATATGGCAGGTGCCCGTTGCACTTGCGGTGGCGGCGTCGGTGGCTGGCGCCGTATACGCGCTGGCGAGCTGGCTGGCCGCGACATTCACCGCGCTCCCCATGACGCCGCTACTTATCGTATTACTCACCACCGCCGGCGTCGCGCTGTCCTTTACACCGCTGCGGCAAAAGCTTACCCACGCGTATCGCATCGGTATGTATCTGATTTATGTATTCTGTTTTTCGATCGCTGCAACGACGACGCTGGAGACGCTGGCTGGCGCAGATCCCATGATTGGCCTGTTTGTGCTGGGTGCTGTACTCGGTAGCGTGGTCGTACATGCGGTGTTGTGCCGATTCGTGGGTGTCGATGCGGACACCTTTATGGTGACCTCGGTGGCGGCTGTATGCAGCCCCCCGTTTGTGCCGTTGATTGCGCGGGCGCTGGATAACCCCGGCCTGCTTATGTCCGGCATGATGACGGGCATTGTCGGTTATGCCCTGGGTAACTACCTTGGTATCTCCCTGGCGCTGGTGTTGTCGGGAATCTAG
- a CDS encoding MaoC family dehydratase yields the protein MKQYRHDDVEALQELVSEEFGNWSQPVEVSQDMVNQFAELTGDDYWIHTDPEKAKTDSPFGCTIAHGFLTLVLMPKMRSEPTYEVVGFNNMLNYGSDKLRFTGAVPVGSSIRSRSRIKEISATPKGTKMVMEQHIHVVGQDERPAVIYELVIFYM from the coding sequence ATGAAACAGTATAGGCACGATGACGTAGAAGCCCTGCAGGAGCTGGTATCTGAAGAGTTTGGCAACTGGAGCCAGCCGGTTGAAGTCAGCCAGGATATGGTTAACCAGTTCGCTGAGTTAACCGGTGATGACTATTGGATTCACACCGACCCTGAGAAGGCCAAGACGGACAGCCCCTTTGGCTGCACCATCGCCCACGGTTTTCTAACCCTGGTGCTCATGCCGAAAATGCGCTCGGAGCCCACCTATGAAGTCGTTGGCTTTAACAACATGCTCAATTACGGCTCCGATAAGTTGCGTTTCACTGGCGCGGTGCCCGTAGGTAGTTCCATCCGCAGTCGCTCTCGCATTAAGGAGATCAGTGCTACTCCCAAGGGCACCAAGATGGTGATGGAACAGCATATTCACGTGGTGGGGCAGGACGAGCGGCCGGCGGTCATTTATGAGCTGGTGATCTTCTACATGTAG
- a CDS encoding steroid 3-ketoacyl-CoA thiolase, translated as MREAVIVEAVRTPIGRGKPVVGDLSGFHAVELLGLSLAEIMKRSGLEYSDVDYLAGGCVTQAGEQSSNITRNAWLNLGKDYAAGGTTLDNQCGSAQTANHMISSMIGSGTIDIGIACGVESMSRVGLGMNVMNGPGYFVPENWPWDSTPDQFSSAQRIADNRGITREMADQLGYNSQLRAKRAWDEGRFDRETFAVEAPIMGEDGQLTGATKTVIKDQGLRDTTLEGLGQLRQVMDGNIHTAGNSSQISDGSAAVLWMTAEEAKARGLKPRARIISDCVVGTDPYYLLDGPVDATARLLKRSGMTMDDIDLVEINEAFAAVVLSWASVYNADLDKVNVNGGAIALGHPVGSTGARLITTALHELERADKTTALISMCCGSSVGTGTIIERI; from the coding sequence ATGCGCGAAGCAGTCATCGTAGAGGCAGTGCGAACCCCCATTGGCCGCGGCAAACCCGTGGTTGGCGATCTCAGTGGATTCCACGCGGTGGAACTACTGGGGCTGTCGCTGGCCGAAATCATGAAACGCAGCGGCCTCGAATACAGCGATGTCGACTACCTCGCCGGTGGCTGCGTCACCCAGGCCGGTGAACAATCCAGCAACATTACTCGCAACGCCTGGCTCAACCTCGGCAAGGACTACGCCGCCGGTGGCACCACCCTGGACAACCAGTGTGGCTCGGCCCAGACCGCCAACCACATGATCTCCTCGATGATTGGCTCCGGCACCATCGATATCGGTATCGCCTGTGGTGTTGAATCCATGAGCCGCGTCGGCCTGGGCATGAACGTCATGAACGGTCCGGGTTACTTTGTCCCCGAAAACTGGCCCTGGGATTCCACCCCGGATCAGTTCTCCAGCGCGCAGCGTATCGCCGACAACCGCGGCATTACCCGCGAAATGGCCGACCAACTCGGCTACAACTCCCAGCTGCGCGCCAAGCGCGCCTGGGACGAGGGTCGCTTTGACCGTGAGACCTTTGCCGTAGAGGCGCCAATTATGGGCGAAGACGGCCAGCTCACCGGTGCAACCAAAACCGTCATCAAAGACCAGGGCCTGCGCGATACAACGCTCGAAGGCCTGGGCCAACTGCGCCAGGTCATGGACGGCAACATTCACACCGCCGGCAACTCGTCCCAGATTTCCGACGGATCCGCGGCGGTACTGTGGATGACCGCAGAAGAGGCCAAGGCCCGCGGCCTCAAGCCCCGTGCGCGCATCATCTCCGACTGTGTTGTGGGGACAGACCCCTATTACCTGCTCGATGGCCCCGTGGACGCCACCGCGCGCCTCCTCAAGCGCAGCGGCATGACCATGGACGATATCGACCTGGTTGAAATCAACGAGGCCTTCGCCGCAGTCGTTCTGTCATGGGCGAGCGTATACAACGCTGACCTCGACAAAGTTAACGTCAATGGAGGCGCGATTGCTCTGGGGCACCCTGTTGGTTCAACCGGCGCCCGTCTCATCACCACGGCGCTGCATGAACTCGAGCGAGCGGACAAAACCACCGCTCTCATTTCTATGTGCTGCGGCTCCTCCGTGGGCACCGGCACCATCATCGAACGAATCTAA
- a CDS encoding SDR family NAD(P)-dependent oxidoreductase translates to MGDLTGKVAVITGAGRGLGREEAIQLARQGARVVINDIGLPDAKEAAEAAVEEIKGFGGEAIAVYGDCADSADAENLMKTTLDTFGDLNIMVNNAGFCRDKTIFGMSDDEFDSVVRVHLRGHFVNMRNATAYWRNKAKAGEEVYGRLVSTSSEAAFYGSAGQPNYAAAKAGIVAMTMGAAQLLGKYGITANVIMPRALTDMTAGGQTAEMFAAPKDGSFHMFDPANVAPLVGYLASPEAGKISGEVMVVWGNEVQIAQRPTLRETFVNPKGAAKWDVEGLHNTLAEHYNDDYMSVWGGFSVPPV, encoded by the coding sequence ATGGGAGACCTGACCGGAAAGGTAGCTGTCATCACCGGCGCAGGCCGCGGCCTGGGACGCGAAGAAGCGATCCAGCTGGCCCGCCAGGGCGCACGGGTTGTCATCAACGACATTGGCCTACCTGACGCCAAGGAAGCCGCTGAAGCTGCGGTGGAGGAAATCAAGGGATTCGGCGGCGAAGCCATTGCGGTATACGGCGACTGCGCCGACTCGGCCGATGCTGAGAACCTGATGAAAACCACCCTGGACACCTTCGGTGACCTCAACATCATGGTGAACAACGCTGGCTTCTGCCGCGACAAGACAATCTTCGGTATGTCCGACGATGAGTTCGACTCCGTCGTACGCGTTCATCTGCGCGGCCATTTCGTGAACATGCGCAACGCCACCGCCTACTGGCGCAACAAAGCCAAAGCCGGTGAGGAAGTGTATGGCCGCCTGGTCAGCACGTCTTCTGAGGCGGCATTCTACGGCTCTGCCGGCCAGCCCAACTACGCCGCCGCCAAGGCGGGTATCGTGGCAATGACCATGGGCGCAGCGCAGCTACTGGGCAAATACGGCATTACCGCCAACGTCATCATGCCACGCGCTCTGACCGACATGACCGCCGGCGGCCAAACCGCTGAAATGTTCGCGGCCCCCAAGGACGGTAGCTTCCATATGTTTGATCCCGCCAACGTCGCCCCGCTGGTGGGTTACCTGGCATCGCCCGAGGCAGGCAAGATCTCTGGCGAGGTGATGGTGGTATGGGGCAATGAAGTCCAGATCGCCCAGCGCCCCACCCTGCGCGAAACGTTCGTCAACCCCAAAGGCGCTGCCAAGTGGGATGTGGAAGGCCTGCACAACACACTGGCTGAGCACTACAACGACGACTACATGTCAGTTTGGGGTGGCTTCTCCGTTCCGCCGGTATAA
- a CDS encoding nuclear transport factor 2 family protein: MVYPTEKVMRATAAKLVAAHQEASRTQDWLFFVDELYAEDCIYTCEYAGVMEVVANGIDEIKATHYGRDMQVGWEGWTFPYEGVYVGGDNRLVTHWWNRGPGQRPEGGYYQTPGVSFITLNDQARICRQFDMFDLAHQMRLCDELESAGLLSLQLKEEWVKPMKARLAVALAGD; this comes from the coding sequence ATGGTTTACCCGACAGAGAAAGTAATGCGTGCAACGGCGGCAAAGCTGGTTGCAGCGCACCAGGAGGCTTCGCGTACTCAGGACTGGTTGTTTTTCGTTGATGAACTGTATGCCGAAGACTGCATCTACACCTGTGAATATGCCGGTGTGATGGAAGTTGTCGCCAACGGTATAGACGAGATCAAGGCTACGCACTACGGCCGCGATATGCAGGTTGGCTGGGAAGGCTGGACGTTTCCCTATGAGGGCGTTTATGTAGGCGGCGACAATCGCTTGGTGACTCACTGGTGGAACCGCGGCCCAGGCCAGCGCCCTGAGGGCGGCTACTACCAGACGCCCGGCGTGTCATTTATTACCTTGAATGATCAGGCGCGTATTTGCCGGCAATTCGATATGTTTGATCTGGCCCACCAGATGCGCTTGTGCGATGAGTTGGAAAGTGCCGGTTTGCTCTCCCTGCAGCTGAAGGAGGAGTGGGTTAAGCCGATGAAGGCACGCCTTGCAGTCGCGCTCGCTGGCGACTAG
- a CDS encoding TIGR03619 family F420-dependent LLM class oxidoreductase → MPDPYRQMMDPYLSLMTAANATTTLKLGTGIALLMERDIFAQAKTIATLDRLSGGRVMIGTGVGWNQEEFENASPHPFKKRYTLLRETVEATRALWTEEQAGYKGTFVKFDPVWSDPKPLQVGGPKIFLGAMGPVGVKHAAAWADGWYPVDVALGDVAASIAAFKEQVREAGRNPDEVEINIQIMDTSNMDKLKEYRDMGIQRATIGVNMELWDQPEAALPMIDEFAKVIPDLAA, encoded by the coding sequence ATGCCCGATCCTTATCGACAGATGATGGATCCCTATCTCTCTTTGATGACGGCAGCCAACGCGACGACAACCCTGAAATTGGGCACTGGAATTGCGCTGCTTATGGAGCGGGACATTTTCGCCCAGGCCAAGACGATTGCCACGCTCGATCGTCTTTCGGGTGGACGGGTAATGATTGGCACGGGCGTGGGCTGGAATCAGGAAGAATTCGAGAACGCCAGCCCGCATCCGTTCAAGAAGCGCTATACGCTGTTACGCGAAACCGTCGAAGCCACTCGGGCACTGTGGACGGAGGAACAAGCCGGTTACAAAGGCACTTTTGTGAAATTCGATCCCGTATGGAGTGATCCCAAGCCTCTGCAGGTCGGCGGGCCGAAGATTTTCCTGGGCGCGATGGGGCCTGTGGGCGTGAAGCACGCGGCAGCCTGGGCCGATGGCTGGTATCCCGTGGATGTCGCATTGGGTGATGTTGCCGCCAGTATTGCTGCTTTCAAGGAGCAGGTCCGGGAGGCAGGCCGCAACCCTGATGAGGTCGAAATCAATATTCAGATCATGGACACCAGCAATATGGATAAGCTCAAGGAATACCGTGACATGGGCATTCAGCGGGCTACTATTGGTGTGAATATGGAACTGTGGGACCAGCCCGAGGCGGCGCTGCCCATGATCGATGAATTTGCAAAAGTGATACCTGACCTGGCGGCCTGA
- a CDS encoding MaoC family dehydratase, which produces MSSESLAEMTVGHTLPELAIEITPKLIVGGAIASRDYQNVHHDKDAAQALGSPDIFMNILTTNGLVGRYITDWAGQNARVQKIAIRLGAPNFPGDTMRLQGEVSAVDSAAGRVELSIRGVNRIGDHVTATAVVEFPHRAHK; this is translated from the coding sequence ATGAGCAGTGAATCTCTCGCGGAAATGACCGTCGGTCACACTCTGCCGGAACTGGCCATTGAAATTACTCCTAAGCTGATTGTCGGCGGTGCCATTGCCTCTCGAGACTACCAGAACGTCCACCATGACAAAGACGCTGCACAGGCGTTGGGCTCACCGGATATCTTCATGAACATTCTGACTACCAATGGCCTTGTGGGCCGGTATATCACCGATTGGGCCGGGCAAAATGCGCGTGTGCAAAAAATTGCAATACGCCTGGGTGCGCCTAACTTCCCGGGTGATACCATGCGTTTGCAGGGTGAGGTCAGTGCCGTGGATAGCGCGGCGGGCCGGGTGGAACTGAGCATCCGCGGCGTTAACCGTATTGGCGACCACGTTACCGCCACGGCAGTGGTCGAATTCCCTCATCGGGCTCACAAATAA
- a CDS encoding FAS1-like dehydratase domain-containing protein has product MTKAVLDTTSFLGGDCGPYNSWDAVNAPMIRHWCEVMGDSNSIYTDAEAARAQGFAGVVAPPAMLQAWTMAGYQGKAAPGSTDANPMAVLPELEAAGFPAIVAVNCEQEYERYLEEGDEVYHRSTIESISEEKTTALGVGFFVTQLCTYFNQRDEVVATMRFRVFKYRPHQAPESRDEQ; this is encoded by the coding sequence ATGACGAAAGCCGTGTTGGATACCACCTCTTTTCTCGGTGGTGACTGTGGACCTTATAACAGCTGGGACGCTGTCAACGCGCCGATGATTCGACACTGGTGTGAGGTCATGGGTGACAGTAACTCAATTTATACCGATGCCGAAGCCGCTCGCGCCCAGGGGTTTGCAGGTGTGGTCGCGCCCCCGGCCATGCTGCAGGCCTGGACGATGGCAGGCTATCAGGGAAAGGCGGCCCCTGGCTCAACCGATGCCAACCCCATGGCTGTGTTGCCGGAGTTGGAAGCGGCTGGCTTTCCCGCCATCGTTGCGGTGAATTGCGAACAGGAATACGAGCGTTATCTGGAGGAGGGTGATGAGGTTTATCATCGCTCCACGATTGAGTCGATCTCCGAAGAAAAGACCACGGCCCTGGGCGTCGGGTTTTTCGTGACGCAACTGTGTACGTACTTCAATCAGCGCGATGAGGTGGTGGCGACCATGCGTTTTAGGGTGTTCAAGTACCGCCCACACCAGGCACCGGAGAGCCGTGATGAGCAGTGA